One window of the Natronomonas marina genome contains the following:
- a CDS encoding SipW-dependent-type signal peptide-containing protein — protein MPDYSISRRQLLAGLAVTGGTGAVAGSGSAALFSDTETFEDNDVSASKSVAGVVDIEVTVGSPNPGMAELRVSLPDDVNNNPSHVWVRTKTCPDPVVAATTYVEVYRVCGNDWTLIDQGTAFDVFTSETFREGFLLSCGTDENDCLRPGETRTLVIQTPSAPSSDLDLELEFYAEQCRYGSAPGASPFAESETLGPDECGSPPSGKDISWIGFCATADTGLTDDDLAFTVDGDTLVLTDAPESLGAVVLKYGTEIRVFGDPGAAGVFTTAEGGTVYQQQGSGFGNTDRSNPDPCPGVCGLKYEVDDDVGSPEAKGCSS, from the coding sequence ATGCCGGATTATAGTATCAGTCGCCGTCAGTTACTCGCCGGACTCGCCGTAACCGGCGGGACCGGTGCGGTGGCCGGCAGCGGCAGCGCGGCGCTGTTCTCGGACACCGAGACCTTCGAGGACAACGACGTCTCGGCGTCGAAGAGCGTCGCCGGCGTCGTCGACATAGAGGTGACCGTCGGGTCGCCGAACCCCGGGATGGCGGAGCTGCGGGTCAGTCTGCCCGACGACGTGAACAACAACCCGTCTCACGTCTGGGTGCGGACAAAGACGTGTCCGGACCCCGTCGTGGCCGCCACGACGTACGTCGAGGTGTACCGGGTCTGCGGGAACGACTGGACCCTGATAGACCAGGGAACCGCCTTCGACGTGTTCACGAGCGAGACGTTCCGCGAGGGATTCCTCCTCTCGTGTGGGACCGACGAAAACGACTGTCTCCGCCCGGGCGAGACGCGGACGCTCGTCATCCAGACGCCGTCTGCCCCCAGTTCGGACCTCGATCTCGAACTGGAGTTCTACGCCGAACAGTGTCGCTACGGCAGCGCACCGGGAGCGTCGCCGTTCGCCGAATCGGAGACGCTGGGGCCCGACGAGTGCGGGAGTCCCCCCTCCGGCAAGGACATCAGCTGGATCGGCTTCTGTGCGACGGCCGACACGGGGCTGACCGACGACGACCTGGCGTTTACCGTCGACGGTGACACCCTCGTTTTGACCGACGCGCCGGAGTCGCTCGGCGCGGTCGTGCTGAAGTACGGCACCGAAATCCGAGTCTTCGGCGACCCCGGAGCGGCGGGGGTGTTCACCACGGCGGAGGGCGGAACCGTGTATCAACAGCAGGGTAGCGGGTTCGGAAACACCGACCGGTCGAACCCCGACCCGTGTCCCGGGGTGTGTGGCCTGAAATACGAGGTGGACGACGACGTCGGCTCACCGGAGGCGAAGGGGTGTTCATCATGA
- a CDS encoding SipW-dependent-type signal peptide-containing protein has product MREHMDISRRRLLKATGAIGLSGVGAGVGTRALLSDTESFERNTLAAGDLDLKIDWQQTYSGPNPDTGEVERHGVNAYPDHDGDGLQSFNEVQYGGPGATQDASDIPAVCCDCGIDEYLLFQETGSGRLSTCIEPIRGDDPIEEFYDYSDGSPNTGFEQTDRSAVFLYEETGAAADSDEGDLSLVFVHDVADSPEEGSEVVVFDFPGGLPDDDGESWLVVEEGNDTLTTASARFQWGGPYGDGGAYGHLADDFGPITLVPDFSASDVTDWVAISSDRTDPIELDVTEPLTLSARCSARSGKDLEVPDVFQSDGYPDQEHLIELADVKPGDTGEITFSIHNCGNPGYLWLDFLNLTGGENGMTEPEATVDDDGGSELAENVYVRLWYDEDCNNAFDGGERTIYPDSGYASVRTLFDSAGQSVAGGRRLELDGDPYGSSGRDPVPGNGTTLCIGLEWTIPTDVGNEIQTDSLGFDLRGYTEQSRNNTPAP; this is encoded by the coding sequence ATGAGGGAACACATGGACATCTCGCGACGGAGGCTGCTGAAGGCGACCGGAGCGATAGGGCTCTCCGGCGTCGGTGCCGGGGTGGGGACCAGGGCCCTGTTGAGCGACACGGAGTCGTTCGAGCGGAACACGCTCGCCGCCGGCGACCTCGATCTCAAGATCGACTGGCAACAGACCTACAGCGGGCCGAACCCGGACACCGGCGAGGTCGAACGCCACGGCGTCAACGCCTATCCCGACCACGACGGCGACGGCCTCCAGTCGTTCAACGAAGTGCAGTACGGCGGCCCGGGTGCCACGCAGGACGCCTCGGACATCCCGGCCGTCTGCTGTGACTGTGGCATAGACGAGTACCTGCTCTTCCAGGAGACGGGGTCCGGTCGGCTCTCGACGTGTATCGAGCCGATCCGCGGCGACGATCCCATCGAGGAGTTCTACGACTACTCGGACGGCAGCCCGAACACCGGCTTCGAGCAGACCGACCGCAGCGCGGTTTTCCTCTACGAGGAAACGGGTGCCGCCGCCGACAGCGACGAGGGCGACCTGAGTCTCGTGTTCGTCCACGACGTCGCCGACAGTCCCGAGGAGGGCAGCGAGGTCGTCGTCTTCGACTTCCCCGGAGGACTGCCCGACGACGACGGCGAGTCGTGGCTCGTCGTCGAGGAGGGCAACGACACGCTCACGACCGCCAGCGCGCGGTTCCAGTGGGGCGGTCCCTACGGCGACGGCGGGGCGTACGGCCACCTGGCCGACGACTTCGGGCCGATCACCCTCGTCCCCGACTTCTCGGCGTCGGACGTCACCGACTGGGTCGCCATCTCGAGCGACCGGACGGACCCGATCGAACTCGACGTGACGGAACCGCTGACGCTGAGCGCGCGGTGTAGCGCAAGGAGCGGCAAGGACCTCGAGGTGCCGGACGTGTTCCAAAGCGACGGCTACCCGGACCAGGAGCACCTGATAGAACTGGCCGACGTCAAACCCGGAGACACCGGCGAGATCACGTTCAGCATCCACAACTGCGGCAACCCCGGATACCTCTGGCTGGACTTCCTGAACCTGACCGGCGGCGAAAACGGGATGACCGAACCGGAAGCGACCGTCGACGACGACGGGGGAAGCGAACTCGCGGAGAACGTCTACGTTCGACTCTGGTACGACGAGGACTGCAACAACGCCTTCGACGGCGGCGAGCGGACCATCTATCCGGATTCCGGGTACGCGAGCGTGCGGACGCTGTTCGACAGCGCCGGCCAGTCGGTCGCCGGCGGGCGCCGACTCGAACTGGACGGCGACCCCTACGGGAGCAGTGGCCGGGACCCGGTTCCCGGCAACGGCACCACCCTGTGTATCGGACTGGAGTGGACGATTCCGACCGACGTCGGCAACGAAATACAGACCGACTCGCTGGGATTCGACCTCCGCGGCTACACCGAACAGAGTCGGAACAACACGCCCGCACCATGA